The Spirosoma oryzicola genome has a window encoding:
- a CDS encoding SusD/RagB family nutrient-binding outer membrane lipoprotein, translating to MRFIKYIKAGLCASLFMAVVGCNDYLDINNNPNQVTTATPQLALPSALATTGWYLSGNVPPGSGTTANTNFYFLNLWMGYWNWSGNYSIATSDKNYQFTQGFNNSIWSSAYLNLSNYNYIENQATTLNQPILRGMAKIMKALHFHILVDTYGDVPYRSALQGTTNILPSYESGQVIYEDLFKQIDSAMVFLNNSEGTLNPGANDIMFGGDVSKWLKFGNTLKLRMLLRQSEKPERAQFIQSQLAIINASGYGFLGPRENASVNPGYSNSQNQQNPLYGAFYAINGNPTTLNNQYKGNLYGITFYQQTNDPRLNAYYRPVAGTTSQFNGTYFGTTDPLVNSQVSDIGPGVLQNVSQSSPVLQSHESLFMQSEAAQRGWIQGDPKALYQSAITESFLNVGRTAAEAATYYAQPGVADVNWEASPNKLEAIITQKWASENGTAPFEAWSDYRRLGLPATIPISQDPSTTVRQIPVRLLYPTSEYSNNATNVAAQGTINQFTSKIFWMK from the coding sequence ATGCGATTTATAAAATACATAAAGGCAGGCTTATGTGCCAGTCTGTTTATGGCTGTGGTTGGCTGCAACGACTATTTAGACATAAACAATAATCCCAACCAGGTGACGACAGCCACTCCTCAGTTGGCTTTACCCAGCGCGCTGGCGACTACCGGCTGGTATCTGTCCGGAAATGTACCACCAGGAAGTGGCACTACAGCCAATACTAATTTTTACTTCCTGAATCTATGGATGGGCTATTGGAACTGGAGCGGAAACTATTCCATCGCCACTTCTGACAAAAACTACCAGTTTACGCAGGGATTTAACAACAGTATCTGGTCCAGCGCTTATTTAAACCTGAGTAACTACAATTATATTGAGAATCAGGCAACAACGTTGAATCAGCCTATTTTGCGGGGTATGGCCAAAATTATGAAAGCACTGCATTTTCATATTCTGGTCGATACCTACGGTGATGTTCCTTACCGCTCGGCGTTACAGGGGACAACCAATATTCTGCCTAGTTACGAAAGTGGTCAGGTGATCTACGAAGACCTGTTTAAACAGATCGACTCAGCAATGGTCTTTCTGAACAACAGCGAAGGCACGCTTAATCCGGGAGCCAACGACATTATGTTCGGAGGTGATGTTTCGAAATGGCTTAAATTTGGCAATACGTTAAAGCTGCGTATGTTGCTGCGCCAGTCGGAGAAGCCAGAACGTGCCCAGTTTATTCAAAGCCAGTTAGCCATTATCAATGCATCAGGCTACGGATTTCTGGGACCTCGCGAGAATGCAAGCGTAAATCCAGGTTATTCGAATTCGCAGAACCAGCAAAATCCACTTTACGGCGCTTTTTACGCGATCAATGGCAACCCAACAACGCTTAATAACCAGTACAAGGGTAATCTCTACGGTATCACATTTTATCAGCAGACAAATGACCCTCGACTGAACGCTTACTACAGACCCGTAGCCGGGACAACCAGCCAGTTTAACGGTACGTATTTCGGCACTACTGATCCGTTGGTCAACAGCCAGGTTTCTGATATTGGACCGGGCGTTCTGCAAAACGTCAGTCAGTCTTCACCAGTTTTACAATCGCACGAAAGCTTATTTATGCAGTCAGAAGCTGCGCAGCGGGGCTGGATCCAGGGCGATCCCAAAGCGCTGTACCAATCAGCAATTACGGAATCGTTTCTCAACGTGGGCCGAACGGCCGCAGAGGCCGCGACCTATTATGCTCAGCCGGGCGTTGCTGACGTAAACTGGGAAGCTTCTCCCAATAAGCTGGAAGCTATCATCACTCAGAAATGGGCTTCAGAGAATGGAACAGCACCGTTTGAAGCCTGGTCGGATTACCGTCGTTTAGGCTTGCCGGCTACAATTCCGATTTCGCAGGACCCTAGCACAACGGTACGGCAGATTCCGGTACGGTTGCTTTACCCAACCAGCGAATACAGCAACAATGCCACCAATGTAGCGGCACAGGGTACAATCAATCAGTTTACCAGCAAGATTTTCTGGATGAAGTAA
- a CDS encoding DUF1735 domain-containing protein, whose translation MMNTLVKSIIALSLALSLTSCLNDDEHFVDFASAGYVAEIPYAANRSVLKTVSVPATSSGTVAPVDVNIASPNPPTQDIPVTVAIDQAALTAYNTANNTAYTLLPATAFQLTNPTVTVAAGQRIATVAINLIGTQIPATGGPYAVPISITTVPQNVIISANYHTQILVISRTQ comes from the coding sequence ATGATGAATACCTTAGTAAAGAGCATTATAGCCCTAAGTCTGGCTTTGAGTCTGACTTCATGCCTCAATGATGACGAACACTTTGTCGATTTTGCCAGCGCTGGCTACGTTGCCGAGATTCCGTATGCAGCTAACCGGAGTGTTCTTAAAACCGTGTCGGTACCAGCCACTAGCTCCGGCACCGTTGCTCCTGTTGACGTAAATATTGCTTCCCCCAACCCGCCAACGCAGGATATTCCGGTAACGGTGGCTATCGATCAGGCCGCGTTGACAGCCTACAACACGGCGAATAATACGGCTTACACCCTGCTGCCAGCAACCGCTTTCCAGTTGACAAATCCGACTGTAACAGTCGCTGCGGGTCAGCGGATTGCTACGGTAGCTATTAATCTTATCGGCACTCAGATACCGGCGACGGGTGGCCCATACGCGGTGCCAATCAGTATCACGACGGTTCCCCAGAATGTGATCATCAGCGCTAATTACCACACGCAGATTCTCGTCATTTCACGGACGCAGTAA
- a CDS encoding Gfo/Idh/MocA family protein: protein MNRFTELVKSLLDESMSPQSRQQFLKFTGRTLAIGATGSLLTTYGQNRPPKSTPSAQVQADTVPRIQPVSPPAEIPAKIDEPIKLEPIRGDADRQTPPTPSPQPPDSRIGYAVVGLGHLSLENILPAFGECRKSKLVALVSGNPQKLQKVAQQYGVKPQNCYNYDTYDQLKDNPEVQVIYIVLPNAMHAEYTIRGAQAGKHILSEKPMAANSEQAQAMIDACNKAGRKLMVAYRIQYEPYNRYVREQVRQKLYGAPKYLELHNAQQEANPNHWRHIRALAGGGALPDIGLYCLNTARFLLGEEPTEVFAYQYSTPGNPLFREVEELVSWQMRFPSGVIANCGTDYFTHESRRYRVLAERGWLNVENAFAYNGLQMQQAYAIGQTEHRDEIEIMEKNQFATEMDHFSDCIQQNKQPFTPGEEGLQDHRIMEAIYQSAQEGRPVKLPLYTKLDPFRGPEPQLM from the coding sequence ATGAATCGCTTTACAGAACTAGTTAAATCGTTGCTTGATGAGTCGATGTCGCCACAGTCGCGCCAGCAGTTTTTAAAATTTACGGGTCGGACGCTGGCAATCGGGGCAACGGGGAGTTTGTTAACAACCTACGGTCAAAATCGACCACCCAAAAGCACTCCATCCGCCCAGGTTCAGGCTGACACAGTTCCGCGTATTCAACCTGTTTCTCCCCCAGCGGAAATCCCGGCTAAAATTGACGAGCCAATCAAGCTCGAACCCATCCGGGGCGATGCTGATCGCCAAACGCCACCCACGCCTTCGCCACAGCCGCCTGATTCTCGTATTGGTTATGCTGTCGTCGGTTTGGGGCATTTGTCGCTCGAAAATATTCTGCCTGCTTTTGGCGAATGCAGAAAGTCGAAACTGGTAGCATTGGTCAGCGGGAATCCGCAAAAGCTTCAGAAAGTAGCGCAGCAGTACGGCGTTAAACCCCAAAACTGCTACAACTACGATACCTACGATCAACTAAAAGATAATCCGGAGGTGCAGGTAATTTACATCGTGCTTCCCAACGCGATGCATGCTGAATACACCATCCGGGGGGCGCAGGCGGGCAAGCATATTCTGTCCGAAAAACCAATGGCTGCCAACTCGGAACAGGCGCAGGCAATGATTGACGCTTGTAATAAAGCGGGGCGAAAGCTGATGGTTGCGTACCGGATTCAGTACGAACCTTATAACCGATATGTTCGTGAACAGGTCCGTCAGAAATTATACGGTGCTCCCAAATATCTAGAACTGCATAACGCTCAGCAAGAAGCGAATCCGAACCATTGGCGACACATCAGAGCGCTGGCCGGTGGAGGAGCCTTGCCCGATATTGGTTTATACTGTTTGAACACCGCCCGTTTTTTACTGGGAGAAGAACCTACCGAGGTATTTGCTTATCAATACAGCACTCCCGGCAATCCGTTGTTTCGGGAAGTTGAGGAGTTGGTGTCGTGGCAGATGCGATTTCCGAGCGGTGTTATAGCAAACTGTGGCACCGACTACTTTACACATGAGTCCCGCCGGTATCGTGTGCTGGCCGAACGGGGTTGGTTAAATGTCGAGAACGCATTTGCTTACAACGGTTTACAAATGCAGCAGGCTTACGCCATTGGGCAAACCGAACATCGGGATGAAATCGAGATCATGGAAAAAAATCAGTTTGCTACGGAGATGGACCATTTCTCGGATTGTATTCAGCAAAATAAGCAGCCGTTTACACCCGGAGAAGAAGGCTTGCAGGATCACCGTATCATGGAGGCTATCTACCAGTCGGCTCAGGAAGGGCGACCCGTCAAACTACCGCTGTATACCAAGCTTGATCCTTTTCGCGGACCTGAACCACAGTTGATGTAA
- a CDS encoding T9SS type A sorting domain-containing protein, producing MKKQYVLQSSRWLLVAWVLCSGHLTRAQTQQPTIQWQRTFETNDLTSITSVRAVKISQAGYGLLLGKSVVRLSETGDVIWNKPVPTTQEDKSAMAVPVRQTIGITPTPDSGVVILAQDAQNRFYVTKLNASGDRLWLRIIDRADTGAASKLTDNSLITTPDGSLLVAGAFRDRLSYLTLTRLNQEGAVSGQWRINYTDAEQGSQPAIQSILTTADGGYLLAGKTTVTGTSKGLAIKLNKSYQITWKSTYPTVDSLSAIVAKPSSDNTYIAIGSSAGGNARLLTISPLGKEDGNQIATFAGSTASARLVNSGTGYTILDATGAPANNFRLQGFSGQLAPEWTKTVGGSGNDLPADLLANSDGGYLALGTTTSTDGDVTGRSGNTTAVWVVKFGSSATATTLRLTAPTYNCQTGAIVFNTTGGNGTPILYSAPGITRATLTDNFGIVEQELRNDPKTVIVQATQSGQTVNYAFDLATVCPNARQGDSSASTLKLAPPTYNCSTGAIIFHAIGGDGSTIEFAAAGITNWTTNPNQRVDAELRTAYDAKPITILARQGDQVVSYVLDLKAACGRARLAANEPSAVPSVAILGNPVSDLLTVEVTGIQKQSLVLRLTDDRGRLVEQRLIEQPMTREQQTFDVRKQGPGMLFLHMTISGQQQTIKVIKH from the coding sequence ATGAAAAAACAATACGTTTTGCAGTCCAGCCGCTGGTTGTTGGTGGCATGGGTACTTTGTTCTGGTCATCTTACCCGTGCGCAAACGCAGCAACCCACAATCCAGTGGCAGCGGACCTTTGAAACCAACGATCTGACGAGTATTACGTCGGTTAGGGCTGTTAAAATAAGCCAAGCGGGGTATGGTTTATTATTAGGAAAAAGTGTGGTTCGTCTGTCGGAAACGGGTGATGTCATTTGGAACAAACCCGTACCAACCACTCAAGAAGACAAATCGGCAATGGCTGTTCCCGTCCGCCAAACAATTGGCATAACGCCAACGCCGGATAGCGGTGTTGTGATACTAGCGCAGGATGCCCAAAACCGCTTCTACGTTACCAAACTGAATGCATCCGGTGATCGGTTGTGGTTGCGCATCATTGATCGTGCCGACACGGGAGCGGCTAGTAAATTGACAGATAATTCGTTGATAACTACTCCCGATGGTAGCTTATTAGTAGCTGGTGCTTTTCGTGATCGGTTGTCCTATCTTACGCTGACCCGATTAAACCAGGAGGGTGCCGTTTCTGGTCAGTGGCGCATCAACTATACCGATGCCGAACAAGGATCACAACCAGCCATCCAGTCCATACTCACTACTGCCGATGGCGGCTATCTATTAGCAGGTAAGACAACAGTTACCGGAACATCGAAAGGGCTGGCCATCAAACTTAACAAGTCCTACCAGATTACCTGGAAAAGCACGTACCCAACGGTTGATTCGCTATCGGCTATCGTGGCTAAACCATCCTCCGATAACACGTACATAGCCATCGGATCGAGCGCGGGCGGAAATGCCCGTTTGCTAACCATTTCACCATTGGGAAAAGAAGATGGTAACCAGATCGCAACCTTTGCGGGATCAACAGCATCCGCCAGGCTAGTTAACAGTGGAACAGGTTATACCATTCTCGATGCAACGGGTGCTCCGGCCAATAATTTTCGGCTGCAAGGCTTCTCTGGTCAACTCGCTCCTGAATGGACAAAAACCGTAGGCGGCTCTGGTAACGACCTGCCTGCCGACCTGCTGGCTAACAGCGACGGGGGCTACTTAGCTCTGGGAACAACAACATCAACCGATGGCGACGTTACGGGTCGATCCGGTAATACGACAGCGGTTTGGGTTGTAAAATTCGGCAGTTCAGCAACGGCAACTACACTTCGTTTAACAGCGCCTACGTATAATTGCCAGACAGGTGCAATCGTGTTTAACACCACGGGCGGTAACGGTACACCGATACTTTACAGTGCTCCGGGAATCACGCGCGCTACCCTGACAGACAATTTTGGCATTGTAGAACAGGAATTACGTAACGATCCTAAAACGGTCATTGTTCAGGCCACGCAAAGCGGACAAACAGTTAATTATGCGTTTGATTTGGCCACTGTTTGTCCAAATGCGCGGCAAGGCGATTCGTCGGCGAGTACGCTTAAGCTTGCTCCGCCTACGTACAACTGTAGTACGGGTGCCATTATATTCCACGCAATCGGTGGCGATGGTTCGACCATTGAGTTTGCTGCGGCTGGTATCACGAACTGGACAACCAATCCAAATCAACGGGTGGATGCTGAATTACGGACCGCTTACGATGCGAAACCCATAACAATTTTGGCTCGTCAAGGTGATCAGGTAGTCTCCTATGTTTTAGACCTGAAAGCAGCGTGCGGTAGAGCGCGCCTAGCGGCTAACGAACCGTCGGCGGTTCCTTCGGTGGCAATTCTAGGTAACCCTGTTAGCGATCTGTTGACAGTTGAAGTAACAGGTATACAGAAACAATCGCTTGTACTACGGTTAACTGATGACAGAGGACGACTGGTAGAGCAACGGTTGATTGAACAACCAATGACTCGTGAGCAACAAACCTTTGACGTACGAAAACAGGGTCCGGGTATGCTGTTCTTACACATGACCATTAGTGGTCAGCAACAAACGATAAAAGTGATAAAACACTGA
- a CDS encoding GRP family sugar transporter has protein sequence MFTINEPTVGIGLCLATMFLWGSWANAQKFVTQTSPLYVFYRDYVYGILLASLIIAFTLGSFGDQGRSVMADVKQAELNYILIALAGGVVFNIGNMLLTVGMSIAGISIAMPVGTGLSLAIGLVVNYLAKPEGSIPLLAIGGGAILIAMVFSSLAYQSKQKEGDQDADKNSNRGIWIALAGGLVAGFFFRLTSESLVTDLDKPESGLLTPYTGLVLFALGVLLSNLPVEYLVRRFILTDEDNQATYADTPLNLHLAGMGGGLIWGVGMIALLLGSKQAGDAVSFGLSQGATIVSVLWGLFAWHEFKDAPPKANRYLWLMGIIYALGLVLIVLARS, from the coding sequence ATGTTTACAATCAATGAACCAACAGTAGGTATCGGTTTGTGTTTAGCTACCATGTTCCTCTGGGGCTCCTGGGCAAACGCGCAGAAATTTGTCACGCAGACCTCTCCGCTCTATGTCTTTTATCGCGACTACGTCTACGGTATTCTTCTTGCTTCTCTTATCATTGCGTTTACATTAGGCAGTTTTGGCGACCAGGGCCGTTCGGTGATGGCGGATGTGAAGCAAGCCGAATTGAACTACATACTTATTGCGCTGGCAGGTGGCGTTGTCTTCAACATTGGCAATATGCTACTTACAGTGGGTATGAGCATTGCCGGAATATCCATTGCAATGCCGGTTGGGACGGGCCTATCATTAGCCATTGGTCTGGTTGTCAATTACCTGGCTAAACCAGAGGGTAGTATTCCCTTGCTGGCCATTGGCGGGGGCGCTATTCTAATCGCTATGGTCTTTAGCTCGCTGGCTTATCAATCCAAGCAAAAAGAAGGCGATCAGGATGCTGACAAGAATAGTAACCGGGGCATCTGGATTGCACTGGCTGGCGGTTTAGTTGCCGGGTTTTTCTTTCGTCTTACTTCCGAATCACTGGTAACGGATCTGGACAAACCGGAGTCGGGACTCTTAACACCGTATACGGGCTTAGTCCTTTTTGCGTTAGGCGTCCTCCTGAGTAACCTTCCGGTAGAATACCTGGTCCGGCGGTTTATTCTTACCGACGAAGACAATCAAGCAACCTACGCGGATACTCCGCTTAATTTGCATCTGGCTGGCATGGGTGGTGGATTAATCTGGGGTGTAGGAATGATAGCACTACTGCTGGGGTCCAAGCAGGCAGGTGATGCGGTTTCTTTCGGACTTAGCCAGGGCGCTACCATCGTCTCGGTACTATGGGGTTTATTCGCCTGGCATGAATTTAAAGATGCACCCCCCAAAGCAAATCGCTATCTCTGGCTAATGGGAATCATTTATGCGCTGGGCCTTGTCCTTATTGTTCTAGCCCGTTCTTAA
- a CDS encoding NUDIX hydrolase, which translates to MTQQLTDASKYKNWRAHLEQNGNSVKNVQPLYVHHAQKDGNVLYALLTIDADTAEGQKLNPICFLKGDAVSMLVVLIAEETNEKYVLLVRQRRICDGSFTYEHPAGMIDQDDPSPVEVAARELGEEAQLDVQPAELKPLFDKPLYSATSTSDEALYFFYLERRMPLADIQALKGKSTGEEDENEHTTLHVATFPEAHKRVSNIHGVMSHLLYLQKVGDYETIKTL; encoded by the coding sequence ATGACTCAACAACTTACCGACGCTTCTAAATACAAAAACTGGCGTGCTCATCTAGAGCAAAACGGAAACAGCGTTAAGAACGTGCAACCGTTGTACGTTCATCATGCACAAAAAGATGGAAACGTTTTGTACGCCTTATTGACAATTGACGCGGACACAGCGGAAGGTCAAAAACTGAATCCGATCTGCTTTCTTAAAGGGGATGCCGTTTCGATGCTTGTCGTTCTGATAGCGGAAGAAACAAACGAAAAATACGTTCTTCTGGTCAGGCAACGACGCATCTGCGACGGCTCTTTTACGTACGAGCATCCAGCCGGAATGATTGATCAGGACGACCCATCGCCGGTTGAAGTTGCCGCCCGCGAATTGGGCGAAGAAGCACAATTGGATGTACAGCCAGCGGAGCTAAAGCCCCTTTTCGATAAGCCACTGTATTCGGCTACGTCAACCAGCGACGAAGCGTTGTATTTCTTTTACCTGGAACGGCGAATGCCTTTAGCCGACATTCAGGCATTAAAGGGTAAATCGACAGGTGAGGAAGACGAAAATGAGCACACAACACTCCATGTTGCCACGTTTCCAGAAGCCCACAAACGCGTAAGCAACATCCACGGTGTAATGAGCCATTTGTTGTATTTACAAAAAGTAGGTGATTACGAAACGATAAAAACATTGTAA
- a CDS encoding ferritin-like domain-containing protein: MKTLQEFMEHTIQDLYSAENQILEALPQLMEHAQNDQLRQVFQLHQQQTEKQVERLEQIAQQMGIDPDGETCLAMQGIIEEAQDLLAQLEDGQVADAAIIGAAQKVEHYEIAAYGTARTLAQQAGQDQIADLLEQTLSEEKETDEKLTAIATGQVNQKAAQS; this comes from the coding sequence ATGAAAACCTTACAGGAATTTATGGAGCACACGATCCAGGATCTGTACTCCGCCGAAAACCAAATCCTTGAAGCGCTACCGCAGCTTATGGAACATGCGCAGAACGATCAACTGCGGCAGGTATTTCAGTTGCATCAACAACAAACCGAGAAACAAGTAGAAAGGCTCGAACAAATTGCCCAGCAGATGGGCATTGATCCAGACGGCGAAACCTGTTTGGCCATGCAGGGCATTATCGAAGAAGCGCAGGACCTGCTGGCCCAACTCGAAGATGGTCAGGTTGCCGATGCTGCTATAATCGGTGCTGCTCAAAAAGTTGAGCACTATGAAATTGCCGCTTATGGTACGGCCCGAACATTAGCACAACAGGCGGGTCAGGATCAGATTGCCGATTTACTCGAACAAACCCTTAGCGAGGAAAAAGAAACAGATGAGAAGCTTACGGCCATTGCAACTGGTCAGGTCAATCAGAAAGCGGCTCAGTCCTGA
- a CDS encoding DUF2231 domain-containing protein, protein MESKFKVARHPAHPILIVFPLGLLSTSVIFDVVYLLTDRPVMSVVAFWMSVAGIIGGFVAAVPGLVDWMAIPSGTRAKQVGAVHGLGNVVVLVLFILSWLLRRDEPSNIPSTLALVCSFAGFGLAGITGWLGTELVYRLGMGVYDGAHLNAPNSLSVRPTSEVQTP, encoded by the coding sequence ATGGAAAGTAAATTCAAAGTGGCGCGTCACCCTGCCCACCCCATTCTTATTGTTTTTCCGCTAGGCTTATTGTCTACTTCTGTGATTTTTGATGTAGTTTACTTATTAACGGATCGCCCGGTTATGTCTGTTGTCGCTTTCTGGATGAGCGTCGCGGGTATCATCGGTGGGTTTGTCGCTGCTGTTCCGGGCCTTGTTGACTGGATGGCAATTCCATCGGGTACGAGAGCCAAGCAGGTTGGCGCTGTTCACGGCCTGGGTAACGTCGTCGTGTTGGTTTTATTTATTCTCAGTTGGTTACTGCGACGCGACGAACCAAGCAACATTCCGTCTACATTGGCACTGGTCTGTTCGTTTGCCGGATTTGGTCTGGCGGGTATTACCGGTTGGTTGGGAACGGAGTTAGTCTACCGCTTGGGCATGGGCGTTTATGACGGAGCGCATCTTAATGCGCCTAACTCTTTATCGGTTCGTCCAACAAGCGAAGTTCAGACGCCATGA
- a CDS encoding cytochrome c oxidase subunit I, with translation MFLTGVIIISAIFMGWLFTGYANLRAGNASHRVGDLTTGTDAADAAHAEHEPQSKLQKYIFSEDHKTIAKQYLITGIFWAIIGISLSVMFRLQLGFPDMKVDFLRPLLGDWITESGKIDQDFYLEMVTMHGTIMVFFVLTAGLSGTFSNFLIPLQVGARDMASGFLNMLSYWFFFIASLIMFSSLFVYTGPAGGGWVIYPPLSALPQAHKGSQLGMTLWLISMAFFIVSQLLGGINYITTVINLRTRGMSFSKLPLTVWGFFLTAVLGLISFPVLFSAVLLLIFDRHFGTSFYLSEIYIKGEALPNVGGSPILFQHLFWFLGHPEVYIVILPAFGITSEIMATNARKPIFGYRAMIASMIGIAFLSFIVWGHHMFVSGMNPFLGSVFMFLTLIIAVPSAVKAFNYVTTLWRGNIRFTSAMLFAIGFVSFFISGGVTGIILGNATLDIPLHDTYFVVAHFHLVMGAASAFGLLAGTYHWFPKMFGRMMNERLGYIHFWLTFVGIYLVFFPMHYLGIAGFPRRYYSFTSYDFMKGKFADMNSFITIAAIITFTAQWIFIWNFFYSIFKGRKSVQNPWRSNTLEWTAPINPGHGNWPGELPAVYRWSYDYSKPGAKDDFIPQNVPYSLTLESNLPHENEQIPLEKAIEAQKMNDQFAHPH, from the coding sequence ATGTTTCTAACGGGCGTCATAATTATTTCAGCCATCTTTATGGGCTGGCTTTTTACTGGATATGCCAACTTACGAGCGGGCAATGCCAGCCACCGGGTTGGCGATCTGACAACCGGAACGGATGCCGCTGATGCAGCCCATGCCGAACACGAACCGCAAAGCAAACTTCAGAAATACATTTTTTCGGAAGATCATAAAACAATTGCCAAGCAATACCTGATCACAGGCATCTTTTGGGCCATAATTGGAATCAGCTTGTCGGTGATGTTTCGGCTTCAGTTAGGCTTCCCTGATATGAAAGTTGATTTTTTACGACCGTTACTGGGCGACTGGATAACCGAGTCGGGCAAGATCGATCAGGATTTTTATTTGGAGATGGTGACAATGCATGGAACCATAATGGTCTTTTTTGTGCTAACCGCCGGTTTAAGTGGTACCTTCTCCAACTTTCTGATACCTCTTCAGGTGGGTGCCCGCGACATGGCATCGGGGTTTCTGAACATGCTTTCGTACTGGTTTTTCTTTATAGCCAGCTTGATCATGTTTTCGTCGCTGTTCGTCTACACAGGTCCGGCAGGTGGCGGCTGGGTGATTTATCCACCCCTGAGCGCTCTGCCACAGGCGCACAAGGGATCACAATTGGGCATGACGCTCTGGCTGATCAGTATGGCGTTTTTTATTGTGTCACAGTTGCTGGGCGGAATCAATTACATTACTACAGTCATTAATTTACGCACACGGGGCATGTCCTTCAGCAAGTTACCTTTAACAGTCTGGGGATTTTTCTTAACGGCGGTTCTGGGCCTGATCTCGTTTCCAGTTCTGTTTTCGGCGGTACTGCTCCTTATCTTCGACCGGCATTTTGGTACAAGCTTTTACCTATCCGAAATCTACATCAAAGGTGAAGCGCTTCCCAACGTAGGCGGTAGTCCGATTCTGTTTCAGCATTTATTCTGGTTTCTGGGGCACCCTGAAGTATACATTGTGATACTTCCTGCCTTTGGTATAACCTCCGAAATCATGGCTACCAATGCGCGTAAACCTATTTTCGGTTACCGGGCCATGATAGCCTCCATGATTGGTATTGCCTTCTTATCCTTCATTGTCTGGGGGCATCATATGTTTGTGTCCGGCATGAATCCTTTTTTAGGATCGGTTTTTATGTTTTTGACGCTAATTATTGCCGTTCCATCGGCAGTTAAAGCCTTTAACTACGTTACGACTCTATGGCGCGGTAATATCCGGTTCACGTCGGCGATGCTGTTCGCCATCGGTTTTGTGTCCTTCTTTATTTCGGGCGGGGTAACGGGTATTATACTCGGCAACGCAACCCTGGACATTCCGCTGCACGATACGTACTTCGTCGTTGCTCATTTCCACTTGGTCATGGGAGCGGCTTCGGCCTTTGGACTTCTGGCCGGAACGTATCACTGGTTTCCCAAGATGTTTGGTCGAATGATGAATGAACGATTAGGCTACATTCATTTCTGGCTGACCTTCGTGGGCATCTATCTCGTGTTTTTTCCCATGCATTACCTGGGCATTGCTGGTTTTCCGCGTCGTTATTATTCGTTTACGAGCTATGACTTCATGAAAGGTAAGTTCGCGGATATGAATAGCTTTATTACCATTGCCGCCATTATCACGTTTACGGCGCAATGGATTTTTATCTGGAATTTCTTTTACAGCATCTTCAAAGGACGCAAGTCTGTCCAGAACCCCTGGCGGTCAAACACCCTCGAATGGACGGCTCCGATCAATCCAGGACATGGCAACTGGCCGGGAGAGTTACCGGCGGTGTACCGCTGGTCGTATGATTACAGCAAACCGGGAGCAAAAGACGATTTTATCCCGCAAAACGTACCGTACTCGCTAACGCTGGAATCAAATCTACCTCACGAAAACGAACAGATTCCGCTGGAAAAAGCAATTGAAGCGCAGAAAATGAATGATCAGTTTGCGCACCCCCACTAA